One window from the genome of Glycine soja cultivar W05 chromosome 12, ASM419377v2, whole genome shotgun sequence encodes:
- the LOC114380505 gene encoding TIMELESS-interacting protein-like isoform X3: MEGTATGCYKCGRPGHWSRDCPFSAPNSNPNPNPNPNPATTPNPNTPNPSSSSFKPRFAAEKPKKLPRTKPKLTPELLLSDEGLGYVLRYFPREFKYRGGGHEVRDLGNLLRLYTEWHSRLLPYYSFNQFVHKVEKVAATRRVKTCLRELRERVASGGDPTKLREPPVVHDIPSDEHDGGATHQETDVFAESENVNDIQEDMLNDIYDKATEEHAQSMHNVIGTNKASESIAAEKTSEEVQYNGSSQSGKAEITEEQRARMEANRLKALERRAEITEEQRARMEANRLKALERRAALSQAS; encoded by the exons ATGGAGGGAACCGCAACAGGGTGTTACAAGTGCGGCAGACCTGGTCACTGGTCACGGGATTGCCCTTTCTCCGCTCCCAATTCCAatcctaaccctaaccctaaccctaaccccgcCACCACTCCCAATCCAAATACTCCAaatccttcttcctcttctttcaaGCCCAGATTCGCCGCCGAAAAGCCCAAGAAACTCCCCCGAACAAAGCCCAAGCTCACACCGGAGCTTCTTCTCTCCGACGAGGGTCTCGGTTACGTCCTCCGCTACTTCCCTCGCGAGTTCAAATACCGTGGTGGTGGCCACGAG GTTCGCGATTTGGGTAACCTGCTTCGTCTGTACACCGAATGGCACTCTCGCTTGCTCCCTTATTACTCTTTCAATCAGTTTGTTCACAAAGTGGAGAAAGTTGCTGCTACAAGGCGTGTAAAG ACTTGCCTTAGAGAATTGAGAGAAAGAGTTGCAAGTGGTGGAGATCCAACAAAACTGCGTGAACCACCTGTTGTGCATGACATTCCATCTGATGAGCACG ATGGGGGAGCAACTCATCAAGAGACAGATGTGTTTGCAGAATCCGAAAATGTTAATGACATTCAAGAAGACATGCTTAATGATATATATGATAAAGCTACTGAA GAACATGCTCAGTCCATGCACAATGTTATTGGTACTAACAAGGCTTCAGAAAGTATCGCAGCTGAAAAGACATCAGAGGAAGTTCAATATAATGGATCCAGCCAGTCTGGCAAAGCTGAGATAACAGAAGAGCAGAGGGCTCGTATGGAAGCAAATAGGTTGAAGGCACTAGAAAGGCGAGCTGAGATAACAGAAGAGCAGAGAGCTCGTATGGAAGCCAATAGGTTAAAGGCACTAGAAAGGCGTGCTGCCTTATCACAAGCCTCCTAA
- the LOC114379123 gene encoding NADH dehydrogenase [ubiquinone] 1 beta subcomplex subunit 2-like produces the protein MGGGQGHGTTYKGVTIHQPKRWHTITGKGLCAVMWFWVFYRAKQDGPVVLGWRHPWEGHHDDHGKGH, from the exons ATGGGGGGAGGACAGGGTCACGGCACAACCTACAAAGGTGTTACCATTCATCAGCCAAAGCGCTGGCACACTATCACCGGCAAGGGTTTGTGCGCGGTCATGTG GTTTTGGGTATTCTACAGGGCAAAGCAAGATGGTCCTGTTGTATTG GGCTGGAGACATCCTTGGGAGGGTCACCATGATGATCATGGCAAGGGCCATTAG
- the LOC114380505 gene encoding TIMELESS-interacting protein-like isoform X2 translates to MEGTATGCYKCGRPGHWSRDCPFSAPNSNPNPNPNPNPATTPNPNTPNPSSSSFKPRFAAEKPKKLPRTKPKLTPELLLSDEGLGYVLRYFPREFKYRGGGHEVRDLGNLLRLYTEWHSRLLPYYSFNQFVHKVEKVAATRRVKTCLRELRERVASGGDPTKLREPPVVHDIPSDEHEDGGATHQETDVFAESENVNDIQEDMLNDIYDKATEEHAQSMHNVIGTNKASESIAAEKTSEEVQYNGSSQSGKAEITEEQRARMEANRLKALERRAEITEEQRARMEANRLKALERRAALSQAS, encoded by the exons ATGGAGGGAACCGCAACAGGGTGTTACAAGTGCGGCAGACCTGGTCACTGGTCACGGGATTGCCCTTTCTCCGCTCCCAATTCCAatcctaaccctaaccctaaccctaaccccgcCACCACTCCCAATCCAAATACTCCAaatccttcttcctcttctttcaaGCCCAGATTCGCCGCCGAAAAGCCCAAGAAACTCCCCCGAACAAAGCCCAAGCTCACACCGGAGCTTCTTCTCTCCGACGAGGGTCTCGGTTACGTCCTCCGCTACTTCCCTCGCGAGTTCAAATACCGTGGTGGTGGCCACGAG GTTCGCGATTTGGGTAACCTGCTTCGTCTGTACACCGAATGGCACTCTCGCTTGCTCCCTTATTACTCTTTCAATCAGTTTGTTCACAAAGTGGAGAAAGTTGCTGCTACAAGGCGTGTAAAG ACTTGCCTTAGAGAATTGAGAGAAAGAGTTGCAAGTGGTGGAGATCCAACAAAACTGCGTGAACCACCTGTTGTGCATGACATTCCATCTGATGAGCACG AAGATGGGGGAGCAACTCATCAAGAGACAGATGTGTTTGCAGAATCCGAAAATGTTAATGACATTCAAGAAGACATGCTTAATGATATATATGATAAAGCTACTGAA GAACATGCTCAGTCCATGCACAATGTTATTGGTACTAACAAGGCTTCAGAAAGTATCGCAGCTGAAAAGACATCAGAGGAAGTTCAATATAATGGATCCAGCCAGTCTGGCAAAGCTGAGATAACAGAAGAGCAGAGGGCTCGTATGGAAGCAAATAGGTTGAAGGCACTAGAAAGGCGAGCTGAGATAACAGAAGAGCAGAGAGCTCGTATGGAAGCCAATAGGTTAAAGGCACTAGAAAGGCGTGCTGCCTTATCACAAGCCTCCTAA
- the LOC114380505 gene encoding TIMELESS-interacting protein-like isoform X1 produces the protein MEGTATGCYKCGRPGHWSRDCPFSAPNSNPNPNPNPNPATTPNPNTPNPSSSSFKPRFAAEKPKKLPRTKPKLTPELLLSDEGLGYVLRYFPREFKYRGGGHEVRDLGNLLRLYTEWHSRLLPYYSFNQFVHKVEKVAATRRVKTCLRELRERVASGGDPTKLREPPVVHDIPSDEHGYVVSAEDGGATHQETDVFAESENVNDIQEDMLNDIYDKATEEHAQSMHNVIGTNKASESIAAEKTSEEVQYNGSSQSGKAEITEEQRARMEANRLKALERRAEITEEQRARMEANRLKALERRAALSQAS, from the exons ATGGAGGGAACCGCAACAGGGTGTTACAAGTGCGGCAGACCTGGTCACTGGTCACGGGATTGCCCTTTCTCCGCTCCCAATTCCAatcctaaccctaaccctaaccctaaccccgcCACCACTCCCAATCCAAATACTCCAaatccttcttcctcttctttcaaGCCCAGATTCGCCGCCGAAAAGCCCAAGAAACTCCCCCGAACAAAGCCCAAGCTCACACCGGAGCTTCTTCTCTCCGACGAGGGTCTCGGTTACGTCCTCCGCTACTTCCCTCGCGAGTTCAAATACCGTGGTGGTGGCCACGAG GTTCGCGATTTGGGTAACCTGCTTCGTCTGTACACCGAATGGCACTCTCGCTTGCTCCCTTATTACTCTTTCAATCAGTTTGTTCACAAAGTGGAGAAAGTTGCTGCTACAAGGCGTGTAAAG ACTTGCCTTAGAGAATTGAGAGAAAGAGTTGCAAGTGGTGGAGATCCAACAAAACTGCGTGAACCACCTGTTGTGCATGACATTCCATCTGATGAGCACG GATATGTTGTATCTGCAGAAGATGGGGGAGCAACTCATCAAGAGACAGATGTGTTTGCAGAATCCGAAAATGTTAATGACATTCAAGAAGACATGCTTAATGATATATATGATAAAGCTACTGAA GAACATGCTCAGTCCATGCACAATGTTATTGGTACTAACAAGGCTTCAGAAAGTATCGCAGCTGAAAAGACATCAGAGGAAGTTCAATATAATGGATCCAGCCAGTCTGGCAAAGCTGAGATAACAGAAGAGCAGAGGGCTCGTATGGAAGCAAATAGGTTGAAGGCACTAGAAAGGCGAGCTGAGATAACAGAAGAGCAGAGAGCTCGTATGGAAGCCAATAGGTTAAAGGCACTAGAAAGGCGTGCTGCCTTATCACAAGCCTCCTAA